One window of the Manihot esculenta cultivar AM560-2 chromosome 14, M.esculenta_v8, whole genome shotgun sequence genome contains the following:
- the LOC110599663 gene encoding uncharacterized protein LOC110599663 isoform X2 — translation MLRRILLLWCLRHPEYGYRQGMHELLAPLLYVLHVDVGRLTEVRKQYEDHFTDKFDGLSFQENDFMYNFDFRKYLDSMEDDIGSHGNATKFSSVDELDPEIQTIVLLSDAYGAEGELGIVLSEKFMEHDAYCMFDALMNGAHGAVALADFFSPSPIVGSHSGLPPVIEASTALYHLLFVVDSSLHSHLVEIGVEPQYFALRWLRVLFGREFSLENLLLIWDEIFAADKNKVEKGAEDDTGSTFVIFSSPQGALISGFAVSMILYLRSSLLSTENATTCLQRLLNFPENIDLRKLIDKAKSLQALALGPSISSVIPPCGGAYNHSKSMLMRSHTLASDPISPKTPLNIVPDSYWEEKWRVLHKAEELRKGSSGKKNPIPKKGWTEKVKISLSRTASDPSPAKVGCGKDHKPSVRRRLLEDLTRELGLDEDTEKADCNEVSGQEDHICKGVEVENQDSVNKDFTCAAEERCLSGNACSEENSSVFSDPPSPLSGANNHENDSEKSSVASNLSIDERDDHSEAIQEDATLSVSHLPNNATLNAGGNNEATGKSLTFPRERKLLSGKFQWLWKFGRSNVGEETAEKGSPDLDATKPANDAGSQSSAVCSSIDGSCFSYTSAQGDLVDQNMMGTTLRNLGNSMLEHIQVIESVFQQDKGQVGSLENFSKNVLVGKGQVTAMTALKELRKISNLLSEM, via the exons ATGTTAAGAAGAATTTTGTTATTATGGTGCCTTAGACATCCTGAGTATGGTTATAGACAAG GAATGCACGAACTTTTGGCTCCATTGCTATATGTTCTTCATGTTGATGTGGGGCGACTCACTGAAGTGCGGAAGCAGTATGAAGACCACTTCACTGACAAATTTGATGGCTTATCATTTCAAGAGAATGATTTTATGTACAACTTTGATTTCAGAAAGTACTTGGATTCCATGGAAGATGATATTGGATCTCATGGTAATGCCACCAAATTTAGTAGTGTTGATGAGCTTGATCCTGAGATACAAACCATTGTATTGCTAAGTGATGCTTATGGGGCTGAAGGTGAATTAGGAATTGTTCTGTCCGAGAAATTTATGGAACATGATGCTTACTGTAtgtttgatgctttgatgaatgGGGCTCATGGTGCAGTTGCCCTGGCAGACTTTTTCTCTCCATCCCCCATAGTTGGGTCTCATTCTGGGTTACCTCCTGTTATTGAAGCTTCTACTGCATTGTACCATTTGCTATTCGTTGTAGATTCATCTTTACACAGCCATCTGGTTGAGATTGGTGTTGAACCACAGTACTTTGCCCTGCGCTGGTTGCGGGTTTTATTTGGACGAGAATTTTCACTTGAAAACCTCTTGTTAATATGGGATGAAATATTTGCAGCagataaaaataaagtagaGAAAGGTGCAGAAGATGATACAGGTTCCACTTTTGTTATTTTTAGTTCGCCTCAGGGAGCATTGATCTCGGGTTTTGCAGTTTCCATGATACTCTATTTGAGATCTTCACTGCTTTCCACTGAAAATGCTACTACCTGTCTCCAGAGGCTATTGAATTTTCCTGAGAATATAGATCTGAGAAAACTTATAGATAAGGCAAAGTCTTTACAGGCTCTTGCATTGGGGCCTAGCATCTCATCCGTCATTCCACCTTGTGGTGGGGCTTATAACCACAGTAAGTCAATGTTGATGAGAAGTCATACACTTGCATCTGATCCTATTTCTCCCAAAACTCCTCTAAACATAGTGCCTGACAGCTATTGGGAAGAGAAGTGGAGGGTTTTGCACAAAGCAGAAGAACTCAGGAAAGGTAGctcaggaaaaaaaaatccaatccCAAAAAAAGGATGGAcggaaaaagtaaaaataagtcTATCTAGAACAGCATCTGACCCATCTCCAGCAAAAGTTGGATGCGGAAAGGACCACAAACCATCTGTTAGGCGCCGTTTACTTGAGGATTTAACTCGTGAACTTGGCCTGGATGAAGATACTGAGAAAGCAGACTGCAATGAAGTTTCAGGGCAGGAGGACCATATCTGCAAAGGAGTTGAGGTGGAGAATCAAGATAGTGTAAATAAGGACTTCACTTGTGCAGCTGAGGAGAGATGTCTGAGTGGAAATGCCTGCAGTGAAGAAAACTCGTCTGTATTTTCAGACCCACCTAGTCCTCTCAGTGGGGCTAACAATCATGAAAATGACTCAGAGAAAAGTAGTGTTGCCTCAAATTTGTCCATTGATGAAAGAGACGATCATTCTGAGGCTATCCAAGAAGATGCAACGCTTTCTGTTTCCCATCTCCCTAATAACGCCACTCTAAATGCTGGGGGCAACAATGAGGCAACTGGAAAATCTCTGACATTTCCAAGGGAGCGGAAGCTTCTATCAGGTAAATTCCAATGGCTTTGGAAGTTTGGACGGAGTAATGTTGGCGAGGAGACAGCTGAAAAAGGAAGTCCGGATCTTGATGCTACAAAACCTGCTAATGATGCTGGTAGTCAGAGCAGTGCGGTATGCTCTTCTATTGATGGATCGTGCTTTTCTTATACTAGCGCACAAGGAGATCTTGTGGACCAGAATATGATGGGTACTACTTTGAGGAACCTTGGAAACTCTATGCTAGAACATATTCAG GTAATAGAGTCTGTTTTCCAGCAAGATAAGGGTCAGGTGGGTTCACTGGAAAATTTCTCAAAAAATGTACTAGTTGGCAAAGGACAAGTTACAGCTATGACAGCTCTCAAGGAGCTTCGGAAAATCAGCAATCTTCTATCTGAAATGTGA
- the LOC110599663 gene encoding uncharacterized protein LOC110599663 isoform X1, with the protein MSPAAIERSMLESARPKSSDESRRRFPNLRGVKWRTDLGILPSLSSSTIDDLRRVTADSRRRYASLRRRLLIDPQLPKDGSNSPDLAIDNPLSQNPDSTWGRFFRNAELEKTVDQDLTRLYPEHGNYFQSTGCQGMLRRILLLWCLRHPEYGYRQGMHELLAPLLYVLHVDVGRLTEVRKQYEDHFTDKFDGLSFQENDFMYNFDFRKYLDSMEDDIGSHGNATKFSSVDELDPEIQTIVLLSDAYGAEGELGIVLSEKFMEHDAYCMFDALMNGAHGAVALADFFSPSPIVGSHSGLPPVIEASTALYHLLFVVDSSLHSHLVEIGVEPQYFALRWLRVLFGREFSLENLLLIWDEIFAADKNKVEKGAEDDTGSTFVIFSSPQGALISGFAVSMILYLRSSLLSTENATTCLQRLLNFPENIDLRKLIDKAKSLQALALGPSISSVIPPCGGAYNHSKSMLMRSHTLASDPISPKTPLNIVPDSYWEEKWRVLHKAEELRKGSSGKKNPIPKKGWTEKVKISLSRTASDPSPAKVGCGKDHKPSVRRRLLEDLTRELGLDEDTEKADCNEVSGQEDHICKGVEVENQDSVNKDFTCAAEERCLSGNACSEENSSVFSDPPSPLSGANNHENDSEKSSVASNLSIDERDDHSEAIQEDATLSVSHLPNNATLNAGGNNEATGKSLTFPRERKLLSGKFQWLWKFGRSNVGEETAEKGSPDLDATKPANDAGSQSSAVCSSIDGSCFSYTSAQGDLVDQNMMGTTLRNLGNSMLEHIQVIESVFQQDKGQVGSLENFSKNVLVGKGQVTAMTALKELRKISNLLSEM; encoded by the exons ATGTCCCCAGCTGCAATTGAGCGGTCAATGCTTGAATCGGCACGTCCTAAATCCAGTGACGAGAGTCGGCGTCGTTTTCCGAATCTCAGAGGCGTTAAATGGCGTACTGATCTTGGGATTCTGCCTTCTTTATCTTCGTCTACCATTGATGATCTCCGTAGAGTCACTGCCGATTCTCGAAGGAG GTATGCTTCTTTAAGAAGGCGCCTCCTGATTGATCCACAGTTACCAAAAGATGGAAGCAATTCTCCTGACCTTGCTATAGACAATCCATTATCCCAAAACccag ATAGCACCTGGGGACGCTTCTTTCGGAATGCAGAACTAGAAAAAACAGTTGACCAGGATTTAACGCGTTTATATCCTGAACATGGGAACTATTTCCAATCTACTGGATGTCAGGGAATGTTAAGAAGAATTTTGTTATTATGGTGCCTTAGACATCCTGAGTATGGTTATAGACAAG GAATGCACGAACTTTTGGCTCCATTGCTATATGTTCTTCATGTTGATGTGGGGCGACTCACTGAAGTGCGGAAGCAGTATGAAGACCACTTCACTGACAAATTTGATGGCTTATCATTTCAAGAGAATGATTTTATGTACAACTTTGATTTCAGAAAGTACTTGGATTCCATGGAAGATGATATTGGATCTCATGGTAATGCCACCAAATTTAGTAGTGTTGATGAGCTTGATCCTGAGATACAAACCATTGTATTGCTAAGTGATGCTTATGGGGCTGAAGGTGAATTAGGAATTGTTCTGTCCGAGAAATTTATGGAACATGATGCTTACTGTAtgtttgatgctttgatgaatgGGGCTCATGGTGCAGTTGCCCTGGCAGACTTTTTCTCTCCATCCCCCATAGTTGGGTCTCATTCTGGGTTACCTCCTGTTATTGAAGCTTCTACTGCATTGTACCATTTGCTATTCGTTGTAGATTCATCTTTACACAGCCATCTGGTTGAGATTGGTGTTGAACCACAGTACTTTGCCCTGCGCTGGTTGCGGGTTTTATTTGGACGAGAATTTTCACTTGAAAACCTCTTGTTAATATGGGATGAAATATTTGCAGCagataaaaataaagtagaGAAAGGTGCAGAAGATGATACAGGTTCCACTTTTGTTATTTTTAGTTCGCCTCAGGGAGCATTGATCTCGGGTTTTGCAGTTTCCATGATACTCTATTTGAGATCTTCACTGCTTTCCACTGAAAATGCTACTACCTGTCTCCAGAGGCTATTGAATTTTCCTGAGAATATAGATCTGAGAAAACTTATAGATAAGGCAAAGTCTTTACAGGCTCTTGCATTGGGGCCTAGCATCTCATCCGTCATTCCACCTTGTGGTGGGGCTTATAACCACAGTAAGTCAATGTTGATGAGAAGTCATACACTTGCATCTGATCCTATTTCTCCCAAAACTCCTCTAAACATAGTGCCTGACAGCTATTGGGAAGAGAAGTGGAGGGTTTTGCACAAAGCAGAAGAACTCAGGAAAGGTAGctcaggaaaaaaaaatccaatccCAAAAAAAGGATGGAcggaaaaagtaaaaataagtcTATCTAGAACAGCATCTGACCCATCTCCAGCAAAAGTTGGATGCGGAAAGGACCACAAACCATCTGTTAGGCGCCGTTTACTTGAGGATTTAACTCGTGAACTTGGCCTGGATGAAGATACTGAGAAAGCAGACTGCAATGAAGTTTCAGGGCAGGAGGACCATATCTGCAAAGGAGTTGAGGTGGAGAATCAAGATAGTGTAAATAAGGACTTCACTTGTGCAGCTGAGGAGAGATGTCTGAGTGGAAATGCCTGCAGTGAAGAAAACTCGTCTGTATTTTCAGACCCACCTAGTCCTCTCAGTGGGGCTAACAATCATGAAAATGACTCAGAGAAAAGTAGTGTTGCCTCAAATTTGTCCATTGATGAAAGAGACGATCATTCTGAGGCTATCCAAGAAGATGCAACGCTTTCTGTTTCCCATCTCCCTAATAACGCCACTCTAAATGCTGGGGGCAACAATGAGGCAACTGGAAAATCTCTGACATTTCCAAGGGAGCGGAAGCTTCTATCAGGTAAATTCCAATGGCTTTGGAAGTTTGGACGGAGTAATGTTGGCGAGGAGACAGCTGAAAAAGGAAGTCCGGATCTTGATGCTACAAAACCTGCTAATGATGCTGGTAGTCAGAGCAGTGCGGTATGCTCTTCTATTGATGGATCGTGCTTTTCTTATACTAGCGCACAAGGAGATCTTGTGGACCAGAATATGATGGGTACTACTTTGAGGAACCTTGGAAACTCTATGCTAGAACATATTCAG GTAATAGAGTCTGTTTTCCAGCAAGATAAGGGTCAGGTGGGTTCACTGGAAAATTTCTCAAAAAATGTACTAGTTGGCAAAGGACAAGTTACAGCTATGACAGCTCTCAAGGAGCTTCGGAAAATCAGCAATCTTCTATCTGAAATGTGA